AAGTTGAGAAAAGGTCAAATGAAGTTAAGGGTGTGTTGTTATAGCCGGTCTCAAATTATTGAGTTGCACAAAAATCTGTTGTTCACTTCTGGCATCTTGTTTACAGGTAAATGCCGAACCAAAAGAGTGTCTTTTGAACAAGGTCAAAGCAATTTGAGCGATTATTGTCTTACGGGGGTGGCCGAGTGCGTATGCGGTTCGCGCAGGTGGCAAACTGACCTTTAGTGCTAATTCCTCGCAGGTCGGTGACTTTCATCAGCATGCGCGGGAACATGTGAGGCTTGTTGGGGCGTCGGCGGCGTGTGTAAATCTTCAGCGCCTCCAGCAGAGGCTCCTGCAGCTTGTCCACCTTCCCGGGTTCTTCCAGGTCCATGCGGTCTGGAGAGGCGGCGGGACAGCGTGAAAATCTCGCCAAAGGGaggtggaaaagagacaaatgagACGCGAGGGGCTTGCCGTACCTCCGCAAATGAGGCAGATGGCGCTGAGGAGCCCCGTCTCGGTGTCGTCCATCTCCAAGGGCAGCAATTGCCCGGCGAAAGCGAACACCAGGTCTGTGAGCGGGCCGAAGCCGGCGTTATGCATCTGGGTTCTGTTGAGGGTCAGGCCATCGGAGAAGGTCATGGTGTCTTGCTCGGGGGTGTAGCGCGTGCATATCCTCAGCATCTGAAAACGGCGGGGGGGATTGACACCAGAGGAGGCTTGCTGGCAGCTGTTCACGTTATGATTATGTTTTCGCAATAAGAATTTAAGATGTGCGGCGTTGTGCGCGTTTGGACGTCTGTACCAGGATATCCAGACACGCAGACTTGAGGAGGGTGATCTGGTCGGCGATGGTGAGCGTCGTGAAGCCTGGTAGTCGCTTGGCAAACTCCACAATCTTGATGATGCATTTGGTGGACAACTCGCTGAATTTGTCCCACAGGCCCAAGTCCAGCTGGACTCTGTGGTCAGAGCTTGAGTTCTGGGAAAGAGACACGTGTGTCCCCAACGGGTTGGTAAGCTCAGGTCTGGTTTTGCACCCGTTCTCGCTTCAGCTtagggagagaaaaagaaagaaaaaaccccCCCCGCTGCCGCCTTGTCATTGTTACACAACACTCACTGTGGTGTATTTGCCCAGCTGGCACAGCGACGGAAATGTCTCCTGGTGGGCTTTGCTGACTTTGTTGACCAGTTCCTCGAGCTCGCCGCTCAGCTCGTAGTTCTCGGGCAGCACCGCCTCCTCTTTCAcgtctttcttcttcttgttgcgGTCGTTACGCACCGCTTCTTTGGACATGCCCACCTCGAAGCACTTTTGCAGCCGGCAGTACTGACAGCGGTTGCGGGTCACCTTGTTGATCTGGCAGTTTTTGTCTCGGTGGCACGTGTACACCATGTTCTTTTGGATGCTGCGTCGGAAAAATCCCTGAAGCACAGAAATGTCACATCGGCCAAGGATTTATGGCAGTTACGTCAGTTGAGGCCATTAGCGGGTGTGCTTTGAATTCATGTATTGATTCTAAACTAGCAAGGGGAGGCTCTGAACTGTTGGCGAACAATCTTTACATTCGCGAGGCGTGCAGTCGACTCACTGTACTGTGCTGTCTAATGCAAACCAAATCCATGCTGCAGTCCAAGACTACGTCAACCGCGATGTAACAAGAGACGTTAACCCCTGCCTATTCGCAGTTAGCAATTCACAAATCCACAtattcactttattttttttggggggggggataccatATTTCTGGTGGGGTTTTTTGTGCCTTCCAAACGCAATGTCGTTCACTCCAGGGACCTTCTGTGCTGCTATCGTTGATAACCGAAATATTCTTGGCATATACAGACAGATCTTTTTTCCCGACtgatattttaaatgattttgtttgggggaggggggggttgttgggTTTTTACCCCCCATTTCCATGAGGGGTAAAAAGCGTATCAAGCATATTTTGGGTAATTTTAGGGGggttaattgtaatttttttccttcaatgcatttcaatgggtgtTAATTATATGTGCATTTTGGCTATTTGTGGATCCCAATCGCCCGTCAACTGTAcacgaaataatttttttttttaaatagattggATGGATTGGTCCATATTCGGTTCACATcagggaccttttttttttgtcactgatcGATGACTGTCTCTAAGGTGGCACCAAATCAAAtgaattggtgtcaaggaactaaGTTGAAGTGATACATCTTAAGATGATTGTCACGCAGGAGCTAAATTTAGGCTGGGTTTTAGTTGTAGTCTTCGTCATGCATGTTCTTTTCCCGTGCTGAGTGGCTATTGAAAGGTTGAAGctcaaaaaataattgcttgaTAATCATTTTAAGTATCATTTGTGATTGAAATTTCAATAAGATCATCGCTATTTTACTATGGATGGAATTACATTTTTGTTCGGTGGTGTGCCATGACATTTTTGTGAGGTAAAATGCCTTGGCTCAAGACGAGTTGGGTGTAAAAGATTCTTCTGCCAGAATGCGTAGTACTCGCAAGGCCAAACTAGAGGGCAGCACGCTGCCAACTTTGAATCCAACGTGCCTTGCATGCGCTTTGTCAGTGGTGCAGGCGAGTACCTTGCAGCCCTCGCAGGAGCTGACCCCATAGTGGTATCCGGACGACTTGTCCTGGCACACGAAGCAGGGCTTGTAGATgcgaggtggcggcggcggagaaggCGAGCTGGGCACCATCTCCTCTGAACTGGTGCTC
The DNA window shown above is from Hippocampus zosterae strain Florida chromosome 9, ASM2543408v3, whole genome shotgun sequence and carries:
- the LOC127607665 gene encoding retinoic acid receptor gamma-like isoform X1, which gives rise to MATNREHQLRHMAGFPRTMYPFPFNAMRSHSPFDLLASSNLFGRFGADLPKEMAALSVETQSTSSEEMVPSSPSPPPPPRIYKPCFVCQDKSSGYHYGVSSCEGCKGFFRRSIQKNMVYTCHRDKNCQINKVTRNRCQYCRLQKCFEVGMSKEAVRNDRNKKKKDVKEEAVLPENYELSGELEELVNKVSKAHQETFPSLCQLGKYTTNSSSDHRVQLDLGLWDKFSELSTKCIIKIVEFAKRLPGFTTLTIADQITLLKSACLDILMLRICTRYTPEQDTMTFSDGLTLNRTQMHNAGFGPLTDLVFAFAGQLLPLEMDDTETGLLSAICLICGDRMDLEEPGKVDKLQEPLLEALKIYTRRRRPNKPHMFPRMLMKVTDLRGISTKGAERAITLKMEIPGPMPPLIREMLENPDAFEDSSDSAESPAPAANAAAAAAPAAPPAVQTIKQEEKPTYESAVEEEEEDEDDDYWDEDRERLADSDAEPWGEAAASAHKKGGTTQ
- the LOC127607665 gene encoding retinoic acid receptor gamma-A-like isoform X2 produces the protein MFDCMEALGLAPRPLYDVSAQGSCMLSKATPFFSSLDPFAWAGTGSLQSVETQSTSSEEMVPSSPSPPPPPRIYKPCFVCQDKSSGYHYGVSSCEGCKGFFRRSIQKNMVYTCHRDKNCQINKVTRNRCQYCRLQKCFEVGMSKEAVRNDRNKKKKDVKEEAVLPENYELSGELEELVNKVSKAHQETFPSLCQLGKYTTNSSSDHRVQLDLGLWDKFSELSTKCIIKIVEFAKRLPGFTTLTIADQITLLKSACLDILMLRICTRYTPEQDTMTFSDGLTLNRTQMHNAGFGPLTDLVFAFAGQLLPLEMDDTETGLLSAICLICGDRMDLEEPGKVDKLQEPLLEALKIYTRRRRPNKPHMFPRMLMKVTDLRGISTKGAERAITLKMEIPGPMPPLIREMLENPDAFEDSSDSAESPAPAANAAAAAAPAAPPAVQTIKQEEKPTYESAVEEEEEDEDDDYWDEDRERLADSDAEPWGEAAASAHKKGGTTQ